The Nitrospirota bacterium genome segment TTCTATGCTTAGCGTGGCCAGACCGACGATCAGCAGGAGATAGACGAAGTCCCAATCAACCATGGCCTGTGCGCGCGAGAGACCCGTCATTTCCGTCCGGACACCGGGCTCGCGTGCAGCTCGGCATAACGGGAGTCCGGCCGGACCGGAGACAGCTCATAGGAGAAGCCATGACGACGGAGAATGATGTCGCCCCGGCGGCTGAGCGAGTCAATCGCGAGAAAGATCTCGCTCCAGCTCAGCTCGGTCAACGTATCGGCCAACTGCTCGATGGTCAGCGATTCGGATTGACTGAGGGCTTCCAGCACAAGGGCTTCTGGGCGGGGTCGTTCAGGATTCATGACGCAGGCTCCTTCCCGCGAGAAGATCGAGGAGGGGAGGCTCACCCGACGGCGCGGGCGACCTCCCGGTGGATCGCCAGCGACAGGTCGTTGCTGGCGTTCCGGTACAGGGGACAGTGCCGGTGGCGCCCCGTCGTGCAGTAGTCAATGCGCTCGATCGTGCTCGGCTCGAAAGGCACGATGACCGCGATGCAGAGCGAGGTCGCTCCGGTCGTCCGTTCCTCGATGAAGTGAGGACATCGCATCGGCGTTCACCTCCTTTCTCTTCTCTTTCCTCCCGCTCGGCACCCGGCACCCCCGGGGGGCACAATCCCGGGGGCCTCGGGCTCACAGGAGAATCTGACAGTGCCCACCATACAGGCCCGGCATGTCGGTCGGGTTAAGGGCCAATTGCGGCCGTGTAAATTTTTCAACCCGCGTTCTTCATGACGGTTCGTCGCGAAATCGCGCAGTCGCTTGGCGAGACGGGCGCGTGGAGATGCGAAGGAGGGAAGCGTGTTCCCAGCAGCACGTTGACCGACTGAGCGGCGAGCCCGCCCGCTTGGCCGCCTGAAAGACGCGGCCAGGTTTGTCGCAGCCGCGAATCCGCGATTGCAGTAGAAGCGTTCATGAATAATGCGGGTTACGGTCAGCCCGAATCCCGGCCGCCCTCGCCGGGAAACGGGGAGAACCGTACGGCCAGGACGCGAACGGCGCCCAGCGTCAGGAGGATCCCGCCGAGCACGGCCAGCTCCACCAGGTGTTCGCCCTTGAACCACTGGGCGATCACCTCGGTCAACATGACCACCAGGATCGTGTCCACGATGAACGTCACCTTCACCCGCCCTTCGGCGAAGTAGGTGAGGGTGGTCTTGAACACCTCGACGACGGCGAGGAGGATCAGCGTGTCAATGATCACCTGGCGGAGCGCCACCTCGACCGGACGGCTGAAGAGCAGCCGCAGATCGAGGAACGTCTTGACGACCCCGCCGGCCAGCCCGACCAGGATCGTGAGGATCAGGAGGCTGAGGACCAGCTTGATCCCTTTCGTCCAGACCCGGGTCAGGTCCAGCTCGGCCGTCAACCCCATGGCCCGAACGAGCCAGGCCCCGCGCGAAGGTCCGTGGGACATTGTGGAACCGACCGACTCCGTCATGGCTCAGAATTCGTCAATCGCGACCGGGTGGAGCAGGTCCCGCACCGACAGCACGCCGACGATGGAGCCGAAGCGGAGGACCGCCAGGTGGCGGGTGCCGTTCCGCTCCATGAGGTCCGCCGCCTCGGTGATCGGCCGGTGCTCGTCAATGCCGACCACTGGGCTGCTCATGATCTCGCGGACCGGAATCAATCGCGCCGGCCGACCCGGTCCGACGGCTTGCCGCACGATATCCGTCTCCGTGACGATTCCGACGATCCGGCCCTGTTGCTCGACGAACACGCTCCCGATTTTCCGGTCCTTCATCACCTGGGCAGCGTCCGAGACCGAGGACAGGTGCGATACCTTCGCCAGATCCTGTTTCATCAGATGTCTCGCGGTAATCATGATTCCTCCTTTATGCGCGGTGGTTGGTCACGGTTCCACCTTGACCATGGACAGCCTCCCGTCCCGCTTCCTGATCCGCAGCAGCGGATAGAAGGATTTCCGCTTCATCCCCAGCAGGGTGGCCACCGCATAGAGTAGGGGAGCGAACAGGCCCGCCAACAACACGAGCAACGTGACGAACTCCATGGCCGACACCTCCTTGATTCGACGTGGGCAGTCTAGCTCAGGACTGTTCCTCGCAGTTCAACATCATGTAAGAGTCTGGTAAATCTTCCGGGCTGACAGGCAGGCACGCAAAGTTAACAAGTCTGTAACATGGCCTGGAGAATTCTGAAATCCATGGCGAGCAACATGCCTATCAGATCAAGATTTCTTGAATCGGCTTATACCGTGCTTCTCTCAGGCTCCTTCGAGGACAGTGATGTGAGAACTCATCTACACGCTGAGCTAAATACCGTTCGCGTGATCGCACTCACCCAGATGACAAGCATTGACCGAGGCTCTCGGGGGATCACGTTCAACGACCCACCCAGGAGGTTGCAATGAATGGCCACGCAATGCGGTTAGCCAGTGCGCTGTACGCCTTGTTTGTTCTTGGGCTGACCGCCGGTGCCAGAGCCGAGCACGACGGCGTCAACGGAAAGCCCGTCGTCGAGCCGGAGATCGCTTCTTACGCGCCGAGAACCGACCTGTCCGGACGCATTCTCACCATCGCCGGCTCAAACACGATGCAACCCTTGCTGGCCAAGCTCGCCAGCGGGTTCACCAAACACCATCCGGACGTCCGGATCGTGGTTGAGGATGTCGGCTCGGACGAAGCGATCAGGGAATTCATCATCGGGTACTCGCTGCAGCGCCGCGGGGAGAAGGCCCGTAAGGGAACCGACGGGGCCACGGAGCTCAACGTGCTGGCCTCCTCGCGCGAGCTGACCGAAAAGGAGATCAAGGCCTTTACGACCACGAACGGCTATGCGCCTCTCGCCATTCCCATCGCGATGGATGCGGTGACGATCTATGTCCATCGCAGCAATCCGGTGCAAGGACTCACCCTGGCTCAGGTTGATGCGATCTTTAGCGTGCACCGGAAGCGGGGATTCCCGGAAGAGATCAAGACCTGGGGGCAGGCCGGAGTGCAGGAGGCTTGGCACGATCAACCGATCCACCTCTACGGAAGGGACAAGGACTCAGGCACTCGCCGGTTCTTCCAAGCGGTCGCCTTGCTCGATGGGGATCTGAAGGAGGAGGTCAAGGAGCAGCCGGGCTCTGCGTCGGAGATCCTGGCCATCGCCCGCGATCCGTTGGGCATCGGATATGCCGGGGTCGGATTCCAGAGTTCGCTCGTCCGCAGGGTCCCGCTGGCCGAAGATGCGGGAAAGCCCTTCGTGAAGGCCAGCACGGATTCCGTCCTGGATGGCAGCTACCCGTTGCGGCGGCACCTCTACCTGTACGTGGACAAGGCTCCCGGCTCCAAGCTCGACCCGATCATCGAGGAGTTCCTCAAGTTCGCGAACAGCCGCGAAGGACAGCAGACCGTGGTGCAGGCGCAACTGTATCCGCTGTCCAAGAGGGAAGTCGCCAACAATCTGGCGGCGCTCTCCGGCGGACCCGTAGCCGTTTCCATGCAGAATGGTTTCTCATCGCGCTGAGAAGTGAAGGATCACGGATCGAGGGGATATCGCATTCCGATCGAGGGTCGGTCGGAGGAACCGCGTTCCTCCGACCGATCGCTTGATCGGTCCTCCTGCCTTTGGCTGCTTGCCGTAACGGGATGTCTGGCAGTTGCCAGCCTCACCGCCTGCGAGTCAACTCCTCAACACCGCCTCGCGTACCAGGACCAGAG includes the following:
- a CDS encoding phosphate-starvation-inducible PsiE family protein — protein: MSHGPSRGAWLVRAMGLTAELDLTRVWTKGIKLVLSLLILTILVGLAGGVVKTFLDLRLLFSRPVEVALRQVIIDTLILLAVVEVFKTTLTYFAEGRVKVTFIVDTILVVMLTEVIAQWFKGEHLVELAVLGGILLTLGAVRVLAVRFSPFPGEGGRDSG
- a CDS encoding CBS domain-containing protein, translating into MITARHLMKQDLAKVSHLSSVSDAAQVMKDRKIGSVFVEQQGRIVGIVTETDIVRQAVGPGRPARLIPVREIMSSPVVGIDEHRPITEAADLMERNGTRHLAVLRFGSIVGVLSVRDLLHPVAIDEF
- a CDS encoding PstS family phosphate ABC transporter substrate-binding protein, with amino-acid sequence MNGHAMRLASALYALFVLGLTAGARAEHDGVNGKPVVEPEIASYAPRTDLSGRILTIAGSNTMQPLLAKLASGFTKHHPDVRIVVEDVGSDEAIREFIIGYSLQRRGEKARKGTDGATELNVLASSRELTEKEIKAFTTTNGYAPLAIPIAMDAVTIYVHRSNPVQGLTLAQVDAIFSVHRKRGFPEEIKTWGQAGVQEAWHDQPIHLYGRDKDSGTRRFFQAVALLDGDLKEEVKEQPGSASEILAIARDPLGIGYAGVGFQSSLVRRVPLAEDAGKPFVKASTDSVLDGSYPLRRHLYLYVDKAPGSKLDPIIEEFLKFANSREGQQTVVQAQLYPLSKREVANNLAALSGGPVAVSMQNGFSSR